A genomic window from Chaetodon auriga isolate fChaAug3 chromosome 13, fChaAug3.hap1, whole genome shotgun sequence includes:
- the pkp4 gene encoding plakophilin-4 isoform X1, with the protein MPAPEQSPVTEEGLLLTIRDSSTGRNMEADNTANNILASVKEQELQFERLTRELEVERQIVASQLERCRLGAESPGAGSSSSSEKSLPWRTADASASGDTKSRVTDSSQSPSYRIRTESEQVSLYSPEQSLHESEGSAGNSRSSTQINSYSDSGYQDASSGYLSSQNLGKAELRMQHSFPGAGTGTLVRNARAEGQTSTQVPAVTTAVPGRAMRRVSSVPSRSHSPAYASSMSPSRGSLRTSVGSAYGSPIVTEPKPLSSIFSTTLPSAQRTSTTGGVGSSSPYSTQKNSPAALRRMGSTNSRSGSASRTTSPYQASAGSSSGRMGSPLTMVDGINPPLTKQPSHSSSPVRATMTAVPQHYSSTLPRSMLHNTDPYGPQSYDIYERMTRPDSLTDALVDDDVQGVRSSYASQHSQLGQDIRSAMSPDRHIAPIYEDRTFQGPLYRSPSHTQQGTLYRSTSGVGSLQRTPSQRSAMIYQRNNYALNTAATYADPYRSAQYRPSDPNYARQAVVMDDGATRSPSIDSIQKDPREFAWRDPELTEVIHMLQHHFPSVQANAAAYLQHLCYGDNRVKAEVCRLGGIKHLVDLLDHKVLEVQRNSCGALRNLVYGKSMDENKIAVRNAGGIPALLRLLRKTVDAEVRELVTGVLWNLSSCDSVKMTIIRDALTTLTNTVIIPHSGWSSSTFDDDHKLKFHSSLVLRNTTGCLRNLSSAGEEARKQIRSCEGLVDSLLYVIKACVNTSDFDSKIVENCICTLRNLSYRLELEMPPTRLTGGQELDGLLGSDSPSKEVDSSCWSRKKKKKKKSSQEETWDGVGPIPGFSKSPKGAEMLWHPSVVKPYLTLLAESSNPATLEGAAGSLQNLSAGNWKFAAYIRAAVRKEKGLPILVELLRMDNDRVVCSVATALRNMALDVRNKELIGKYAMRDLVNRLPGGNTSLLSDETVAAICCTLHEVTSKNMENAKALADTGGIEKLVNITKGRGDRYSMKVVKATAQVLNTLWQYRDLRTIYKKDGWNQNHFLTPVSTLERDRFKSQPTLPTSTIQMSPVNHPAASATSSPAVLGIKEHRDAIRDYQRAQSTMQFYNYQGDNSIHKNQYTGSGQPSPYYYSSPTREEPRRTQPVYYTEEPSRRNYDTYRMYLKHPHGYDEPYLEDVITYPPTVDYSSQPHGLKSTTNYVDFYASTRRPSYRAEQYPGSPDSWV; encoded by the exons GAGCTCCAGTTTGAGCGGCTAACCAGGGAGCTGGAAGTGGAGAGGCAGATTGTGGCCAGTCAGCTGGAAAGATGCAGACTCGGGGCCGAGTCACCAGGCGCTGGTAGCAGCAG CTCGTCTGAGAAGTCCCTGCCTTGGAGGACTGCAG ATGCCTCCGCCTCAGGGGACACAAAGTCTCGGGTGACTGACAGCTCCCAGTCGCCCAGCTACCGCATCAGGACTGAGTCAGAGCAGGTGTCTCTGTACTCCCCCGAGCAGTCCCTCCATGAAAGTGAGG ggtcGGCAGGGAATTCGCGTAGCTCAACTCAGATAAACTCGTACTCGGACAGCGGCTACCAGGACGCCAGCAGCGGCTACCTCAGCAGCCAGAACCTGGGAAAGGCTGAGCTGAGGATGCAGCACTCCTTCCCGGGTGCTGGCACTGGTACCCTGGTGAGGAATGCTAGGGCTGAGGGCCAGACTTCAACCCAG GTTCCAGCAGTGACGACAGCAGTGCCTGGCCGTGCTATGCGGAGGGTAAGCTCAGTGCCTTCTCGCTCTCACTCGCCAGCCTACGCTAGCAGTATGTCCCCCTCCCGAGGCTCCCTGCGTACCTCAGTTGGCAGTGCCTACGGCTCCCCCATTGTAACTGAACCCAAACCCCTCTCCAGCATCTTCTCTACAACCTTGCCCTCTGCCCAGCGCACCAGTACCACCGGCGGCGTTGGCAGCAGCTCACCCTACTCCACCCAGAAAAACTCCCCTGCTGCACTGCGACGCATGGGCTCCACAAACTCACGGTCAGGCAGCGCTAGCCGTACCACCTCGCCCTATCAGGCCTCTGCGGGGTCATCATCAGGCCGCATGGGCTCACCTCTGACGATGGTGGATGGCATCAACCCTCCACTGACTAAGCAGCCTAGTCACTCGTCGTCTCCAGTCAGGGCTACTATGACCGCTGTGCCCCAGCACTACAGCTCCACTCTGCCCCGCTCCATGCTCCACAACACCGACCCCTACGGACCCCAGAGTTACGACATTTACGAGAGGATGACGAGACCTGACAGCCTCACAG ATGCCCTGGTTGATGATGACGTTCAAG GAGTCCGGAGCTCATATGCCAGTCAACACAGCCAGCTGGGCCAGGACATAAGGTCAGCCATGTCCCCGGACCGCCACATTGCACCAATCTACGAGGATCGCACCTTCCAGGGCCCGTTGTACCGCAGTCCCAGCCACACCCAGCAGGGCACCCTCTACAGGAGCACCTCAG GTGTGGGGAGTCTCCAGCGGACACCCAGTCAGCGCAGTGCCATGATCTACCAAAGAAACAACTATGCTCTCAACACGGCAGCCACCTATGCCGACCCGTATCGCTCAGCGCAGTACCGGCCCTCCGATCCCAACTATGCTCGCCAGGCTGTTGTCATGGATGACGGTGCTACTCGCTCTCCCTCCATAGACAGCATTCAGAAGGATCCCAG AGAATTTGCATGGCGTGACCCAGAGCTGACGGAGGTGATTCACATGCTGCAGCACCACTTCCCCTCCGTGCAGGCTAACGCAGCCGCCTACCTGCAGCACCTGTGCTATGGCGATAACCGAGTTAAGGCAGAG GTGTGTCGACTGGGAGGAATTAAACATCTGGTGGACTTACTAGACCACAAGGTCCTTGAGGTCCAGAGGAACTCTTGTGGAGCTTTGAGGAACCTCGTTTATGGCAAATCTATGGATGAAAACAAGATCGCTGTGAGGAACGCAGGAGGGATTCCAGCTCTGCTCCGCCTGCTGAGAAAGACCGTAGATGCAGAAGTGCGGGAGCTTGTCACAG GGGTGCTGTGGAACCTGTCGTCATGTGACTCCGTCAAGATGACAATCATCCGGGACGCCTTAACGACTCTGACCAACACTGTGATCATCCCCCACTCTGGATGGAGCAGCTCCACCTTTGACGACGACCACAAGCTGAAGTTCCACTCCTCCCTGGTGCTGAGGAACACCACAGGCTGTCTGAG GAACCTGAGTTCAGCTGGTGAGGAGGCCAGAAAACAGATACGCAGTTGTGAGGGCCTAGTTGACTCACTACTCTATGTCATCAAAGCCTGTGTAAACACCTCTGACTTCGACAGCAAG ATTGTGGAGAACTGTATTTGCACTCTAAGGAACCTGTCATATCgtctggagctggagatgcCCCCCACCCGACTCACAGGGGGCCAGGAGCTGGACGGCTTACTGGGCAGCGACTCGCCCAGTAAAGAGGTTGattccagctgctggagcaggaagaaaaagaagaaaaaaaagagctcacAGGAAGAGACA TGGGACGGTGTGGGACCCATCCCTGGCTTCTCCAAGTCTCCCAAGGGGGCAGAGATGCTGTGGCACCCTTCGGTGGTTAAGCCTTATTTGACACTGCTGGCTGAGAGCTCAAATCCCGCCACGCTGGAGGGCGCCGCTGGGTCCCTCCAGAACCTGTCAGCTGGCAACTGGAAG TTTGCAGCATACATCCGTGCAGCAGTGCGTAAGGAGAAGGGACTGCCCAtcctggtggagctgctgcgGATGGATAACGACAGGGTGGTGTGCTCGGTTGCCACCGCTCTGAGAAACATGGCACTGGATGTCAGGAACAAGGAGCTCATAG gGAAGTATGCAATGAGGGACCTGGTCAATCGTCTCCCCGGGGGGAACACCAGCCTGCTGTCGGACGAGACCGTGGCGGCCATCTGTTGCACCCTGCACGAGGTCACCAGCAAAAACATGGAGAACGCCAAGGCCTTGGCCGACACGGGCGGCATCGAGAAGCTGGTCAACATCACCAAGGGCCGAGGAGACAg gTACTCTATGAAGGTGGTGAAAGCAACTGCTCAGGTGCTGAACACCCTGTGGCAGTACCGGGATCTGCGTACCATCTATAAGAAA GATGGATGGAACCAAAACCATTTCCTCACTCCAGTGTCAACACTTGAACGGGACCGGTTCAAATCCCAACCCACACTGCCTACCAGCACCATTCAGATGTCCCCAGTCAACCACCCTG ctgcCAGTGCCACGTCGTCTCCTGCCGTGCTGGGCATCAAAGAGCATAGAGACGCTATCAGAGATTATCAGAGAGCACAGTCAACTATGCAATTTTATAATTACCAAGGGGACAACAGTATCCATAAAAACCAGTATACAG GGTCTGGACAGCCTTCTCCATATTACTACTCATCACCCACCAGAGAGGAGCCCAGAAGAACACAG CCTGTGTATTATACAGAGGAGCCGAGCCGGAGGAACTACGATACGTACAGAATGTACCTGAAGCATCCTCACGGCTACGACGAGCCGTACTTGGAGGACGTCATCACCTACCCGCCCACGGTCGACTACAGCTCCCAGCCTCACGGACTGAAATCCACCACCAACTATGTGGACTTTTACGCTAGCACGCGGAGGCCTTCGTACCGGGCGGAGCAGTACCCCGGCTCTCCTGACTCCTGGGTATAG
- the pkp4 gene encoding plakophilin-4 isoform X3, whose amino-acid sequence MPAPEQSPVTEEGLLLTIRDSSTGRNMEADNTANNILASVKEQELQFERLTRELEVERQIVASQLERCRLGAESPGAGSSSSSEKSLPWRTADASASGDTKSRVTDSSQSPSYRIRTESEQVSLYSPEQSLHESEGSAGNSRSSTQINSYSDSGYQDASSGYLSSQNLGKAELRMQHSFPGAGTGTLVRNARAEGQTSTQVPAVTTAVPGRAMRRVSSVPSRSHSPAYASSMSPSRGSLRTSVGSAYGSPIVTEPKPLSSIFSTTLPSAQRTSTTGGVGSSSPYSTQKNSPAALRRMGSTNSRSGSASRTTSPYQASAGSSSGRMGSPLTMVDGINPPLTKQPSHSSSPVRATMTAVPQHYSSTLPRSMLHNTDPYGPQSYDIYERMTRPDSLTGVRSSYASQHSQLGQDIRSAMSPDRHIAPIYEDRTFQGPLYRSPSHTQQGTLYRSTSGVGSLQRTPSQRSAMIYQRNNYALNTAATYADPYRSAQYRPSDPNYARQAVVMDDGATRSPSIDSIQKDPREFAWRDPELTEVIHMLQHHFPSVQANAAAYLQHLCYGDNRVKAEVCRLGGIKHLVDLLDHKVLEVQRNSCGALRNLVYGKSMDENKIAVRNAGGIPALLRLLRKTVDAEVRELVTGVLWNLSSCDSVKMTIIRDALTTLTNTVIIPHSGWSSSTFDDDHKLKFHSSLVLRNTTGCLRNLSSAGEEARKQIRSCEGLVDSLLYVIKACVNTSDFDSKIVENCICTLRNLSYRLELEMPPTRLTGGQELDGLLGSDSPSKEVDSSCWSRKKKKKKKSSQEETWDGVGPIPGFSKSPKGAEMLWHPSVVKPYLTLLAESSNPATLEGAAGSLQNLSAGNWKFAAYIRAAVRKEKGLPILVELLRMDNDRVVCSVATALRNMALDVRNKELIGKYAMRDLVNRLPGGNTSLLSDETVAAICCTLHEVTSKNMENAKALADTGGIEKLVNITKGRGDRYSMKVVKATAQVLNTLWQYRDLRTIYKKDGWNQNHFLTPVSTLERDRFKSQPTLPTSTIQMSPVNHPAASATSSPAVLGIKEHRDAIRDYQRAQSTMQFYNYQGDNSIHKNQYTGSGQPSPYYYSSPTREEPRRTQPVYYTEEPSRRNYDTYRMYLKHPHGYDEPYLEDVITYPPTVDYSSQPHGLKSTTNYVDFYASTRRPSYRAEQYPGSPDSWV is encoded by the exons GAGCTCCAGTTTGAGCGGCTAACCAGGGAGCTGGAAGTGGAGAGGCAGATTGTGGCCAGTCAGCTGGAAAGATGCAGACTCGGGGCCGAGTCACCAGGCGCTGGTAGCAGCAG CTCGTCTGAGAAGTCCCTGCCTTGGAGGACTGCAG ATGCCTCCGCCTCAGGGGACACAAAGTCTCGGGTGACTGACAGCTCCCAGTCGCCCAGCTACCGCATCAGGACTGAGTCAGAGCAGGTGTCTCTGTACTCCCCCGAGCAGTCCCTCCATGAAAGTGAGG ggtcGGCAGGGAATTCGCGTAGCTCAACTCAGATAAACTCGTACTCGGACAGCGGCTACCAGGACGCCAGCAGCGGCTACCTCAGCAGCCAGAACCTGGGAAAGGCTGAGCTGAGGATGCAGCACTCCTTCCCGGGTGCTGGCACTGGTACCCTGGTGAGGAATGCTAGGGCTGAGGGCCAGACTTCAACCCAG GTTCCAGCAGTGACGACAGCAGTGCCTGGCCGTGCTATGCGGAGGGTAAGCTCAGTGCCTTCTCGCTCTCACTCGCCAGCCTACGCTAGCAGTATGTCCCCCTCCCGAGGCTCCCTGCGTACCTCAGTTGGCAGTGCCTACGGCTCCCCCATTGTAACTGAACCCAAACCCCTCTCCAGCATCTTCTCTACAACCTTGCCCTCTGCCCAGCGCACCAGTACCACCGGCGGCGTTGGCAGCAGCTCACCCTACTCCACCCAGAAAAACTCCCCTGCTGCACTGCGACGCATGGGCTCCACAAACTCACGGTCAGGCAGCGCTAGCCGTACCACCTCGCCCTATCAGGCCTCTGCGGGGTCATCATCAGGCCGCATGGGCTCACCTCTGACGATGGTGGATGGCATCAACCCTCCACTGACTAAGCAGCCTAGTCACTCGTCGTCTCCAGTCAGGGCTACTATGACCGCTGTGCCCCAGCACTACAGCTCCACTCTGCCCCGCTCCATGCTCCACAACACCGACCCCTACGGACCCCAGAGTTACGACATTTACGAGAGGATGACGAGACCTGACAGCCTCACAG GAGTCCGGAGCTCATATGCCAGTCAACACAGCCAGCTGGGCCAGGACATAAGGTCAGCCATGTCCCCGGACCGCCACATTGCACCAATCTACGAGGATCGCACCTTCCAGGGCCCGTTGTACCGCAGTCCCAGCCACACCCAGCAGGGCACCCTCTACAGGAGCACCTCAG GTGTGGGGAGTCTCCAGCGGACACCCAGTCAGCGCAGTGCCATGATCTACCAAAGAAACAACTATGCTCTCAACACGGCAGCCACCTATGCCGACCCGTATCGCTCAGCGCAGTACCGGCCCTCCGATCCCAACTATGCTCGCCAGGCTGTTGTCATGGATGACGGTGCTACTCGCTCTCCCTCCATAGACAGCATTCAGAAGGATCCCAG AGAATTTGCATGGCGTGACCCAGAGCTGACGGAGGTGATTCACATGCTGCAGCACCACTTCCCCTCCGTGCAGGCTAACGCAGCCGCCTACCTGCAGCACCTGTGCTATGGCGATAACCGAGTTAAGGCAGAG GTGTGTCGACTGGGAGGAATTAAACATCTGGTGGACTTACTAGACCACAAGGTCCTTGAGGTCCAGAGGAACTCTTGTGGAGCTTTGAGGAACCTCGTTTATGGCAAATCTATGGATGAAAACAAGATCGCTGTGAGGAACGCAGGAGGGATTCCAGCTCTGCTCCGCCTGCTGAGAAAGACCGTAGATGCAGAAGTGCGGGAGCTTGTCACAG GGGTGCTGTGGAACCTGTCGTCATGTGACTCCGTCAAGATGACAATCATCCGGGACGCCTTAACGACTCTGACCAACACTGTGATCATCCCCCACTCTGGATGGAGCAGCTCCACCTTTGACGACGACCACAAGCTGAAGTTCCACTCCTCCCTGGTGCTGAGGAACACCACAGGCTGTCTGAG GAACCTGAGTTCAGCTGGTGAGGAGGCCAGAAAACAGATACGCAGTTGTGAGGGCCTAGTTGACTCACTACTCTATGTCATCAAAGCCTGTGTAAACACCTCTGACTTCGACAGCAAG ATTGTGGAGAACTGTATTTGCACTCTAAGGAACCTGTCATATCgtctggagctggagatgcCCCCCACCCGACTCACAGGGGGCCAGGAGCTGGACGGCTTACTGGGCAGCGACTCGCCCAGTAAAGAGGTTGattccagctgctggagcaggaagaaaaagaagaaaaaaaagagctcacAGGAAGAGACA TGGGACGGTGTGGGACCCATCCCTGGCTTCTCCAAGTCTCCCAAGGGGGCAGAGATGCTGTGGCACCCTTCGGTGGTTAAGCCTTATTTGACACTGCTGGCTGAGAGCTCAAATCCCGCCACGCTGGAGGGCGCCGCTGGGTCCCTCCAGAACCTGTCAGCTGGCAACTGGAAG TTTGCAGCATACATCCGTGCAGCAGTGCGTAAGGAGAAGGGACTGCCCAtcctggtggagctgctgcgGATGGATAACGACAGGGTGGTGTGCTCGGTTGCCACCGCTCTGAGAAACATGGCACTGGATGTCAGGAACAAGGAGCTCATAG gGAAGTATGCAATGAGGGACCTGGTCAATCGTCTCCCCGGGGGGAACACCAGCCTGCTGTCGGACGAGACCGTGGCGGCCATCTGTTGCACCCTGCACGAGGTCACCAGCAAAAACATGGAGAACGCCAAGGCCTTGGCCGACACGGGCGGCATCGAGAAGCTGGTCAACATCACCAAGGGCCGAGGAGACAg gTACTCTATGAAGGTGGTGAAAGCAACTGCTCAGGTGCTGAACACCCTGTGGCAGTACCGGGATCTGCGTACCATCTATAAGAAA GATGGATGGAACCAAAACCATTTCCTCACTCCAGTGTCAACACTTGAACGGGACCGGTTCAAATCCCAACCCACACTGCCTACCAGCACCATTCAGATGTCCCCAGTCAACCACCCTG ctgcCAGTGCCACGTCGTCTCCTGCCGTGCTGGGCATCAAAGAGCATAGAGACGCTATCAGAGATTATCAGAGAGCACAGTCAACTATGCAATTTTATAATTACCAAGGGGACAACAGTATCCATAAAAACCAGTATACAG GGTCTGGACAGCCTTCTCCATATTACTACTCATCACCCACCAGAGAGGAGCCCAGAAGAACACAG CCTGTGTATTATACAGAGGAGCCGAGCCGGAGGAACTACGATACGTACAGAATGTACCTGAAGCATCCTCACGGCTACGACGAGCCGTACTTGGAGGACGTCATCACCTACCCGCCCACGGTCGACTACAGCTCCCAGCCTCACGGACTGAAATCCACCACCAACTATGTGGACTTTTACGCTAGCACGCGGAGGCCTTCGTACCGGGCGGAGCAGTACCCCGGCTCTCCTGACTCCTGGGTATAG
- the pkp4 gene encoding plakophilin-4 isoform X6 — MTGCLELQFERLTRELEVERQIVASQLERCRLGAESPGAGSSSSSEKSLPWRTADASASGDTKSRVTDSSQSPSYRIRTESEQVSLYSPEQSLHERSAGNSRSSTQINSYSDSGYQDASSGYLSSQNLGKAELRMQHSFPGAGTGTLVRNARAEGQTSTQVPAVTTAVPGRAMRRVSSVPSRSHSPAYASSMSPSRGSLRTSVGSAYGSPIVTEPKPLSSIFSTTLPSAQRTSTTGGVGSSSPYSTQKNSPAALRRMGSTNSRSGSASRTTSPYQASAGSSSGRMGSPLTMVDGINPPLTKQPSHSSSPVRATMTAVPQHYSSTLPRSMLHNTDPYGPQSYDIYERMTRPDSLTDALVDDDVQGVRSSYASQHSQLGQDIRSAMSPDRHIAPIYEDRTFQGPLYRSPSHTQQGTLYRSTSGVGSLQRTPSQRSAMIYQRNNYALNTAATYADPYRSAQYRPSDPNYARQAVVMDDGATRSPSIDSIQKDPREFAWRDPELTEVIHMLQHHFPSVQANAAAYLQHLCYGDNRVKAEVCRLGGIKHLVDLLDHKVLEVQRNSCGALRNLVYGKSMDENKIAVRNAGGIPALLRLLRKTVDAEVRELVTGVLWNLSSCDSVKMTIIRDALTTLTNTVIIPHSGWSSSTFDDDHKLKFHSSLVLRNTTGCLRNLSSAGEEARKQIRSCEGLVDSLLYVIKACVNTSDFDSKIVENCICTLRNLSYRLELEMPPTRLTGGQELDGLLGSDSPSKEVDSSCWSRKKKKKKKSSQEETWDGVGPIPGFSKSPKGAEMLWHPSVVKPYLTLLAESSNPATLEGAAGSLQNLSAGNWKFAAYIRAAVRKEKGLPILVELLRMDNDRVVCSVATALRNMALDVRNKELIGKYAMRDLVNRLPGGNTSLLSDETVAAICCTLHEVTSKNMENAKALADTGGIEKLVNITKGRGDRYSMKVVKATAQVLNTLWQYRDLRTIYKKDGWNQNHFLTPVSTLERDRFKSQPTLPTSTIQMSPVNHPAASATSSPAVLGIKEHRDAIRDYQRAQSTMQFYNYQGDNSIHKNQYTGSGQPSPYYYSSPTREEPRRTQPVYYTEEPSRRNYDTYRMYLKHPHGYDEPYLEDVITYPPTVDYSSQPHGLKSTTNYVDFYASTRRPSYRAEQYPGSPDSWV, encoded by the exons GAGCTCCAGTTTGAGCGGCTAACCAGGGAGCTGGAAGTGGAGAGGCAGATTGTGGCCAGTCAGCTGGAAAGATGCAGACTCGGGGCCGAGTCACCAGGCGCTGGTAGCAGCAG CTCGTCTGAGAAGTCCCTGCCTTGGAGGACTGCAG ATGCCTCCGCCTCAGGGGACACAAAGTCTCGGGTGACTGACAGCTCCCAGTCGCCCAGCTACCGCATCAGGACTGAGTCAGAGCAGGTGTCTCTGTACTCCCCCGAGCAGTCCCTCCATGAAA ggtcGGCAGGGAATTCGCGTAGCTCAACTCAGATAAACTCGTACTCGGACAGCGGCTACCAGGACGCCAGCAGCGGCTACCTCAGCAGCCAGAACCTGGGAAAGGCTGAGCTGAGGATGCAGCACTCCTTCCCGGGTGCTGGCACTGGTACCCTGGTGAGGAATGCTAGGGCTGAGGGCCAGACTTCAACCCAG GTTCCAGCAGTGACGACAGCAGTGCCTGGCCGTGCTATGCGGAGGGTAAGCTCAGTGCCTTCTCGCTCTCACTCGCCAGCCTACGCTAGCAGTATGTCCCCCTCCCGAGGCTCCCTGCGTACCTCAGTTGGCAGTGCCTACGGCTCCCCCATTGTAACTGAACCCAAACCCCTCTCCAGCATCTTCTCTACAACCTTGCCCTCTGCCCAGCGCACCAGTACCACCGGCGGCGTTGGCAGCAGCTCACCCTACTCCACCCAGAAAAACTCCCCTGCTGCACTGCGACGCATGGGCTCCACAAACTCACGGTCAGGCAGCGCTAGCCGTACCACCTCGCCCTATCAGGCCTCTGCGGGGTCATCATCAGGCCGCATGGGCTCACCTCTGACGATGGTGGATGGCATCAACCCTCCACTGACTAAGCAGCCTAGTCACTCGTCGTCTCCAGTCAGGGCTACTATGACCGCTGTGCCCCAGCACTACAGCTCCACTCTGCCCCGCTCCATGCTCCACAACACCGACCCCTACGGACCCCAGAGTTACGACATTTACGAGAGGATGACGAGACCTGACAGCCTCACAG ATGCCCTGGTTGATGATGACGTTCAAG GAGTCCGGAGCTCATATGCCAGTCAACACAGCCAGCTGGGCCAGGACATAAGGTCAGCCATGTCCCCGGACCGCCACATTGCACCAATCTACGAGGATCGCACCTTCCAGGGCCCGTTGTACCGCAGTCCCAGCCACACCCAGCAGGGCACCCTCTACAGGAGCACCTCAG GTGTGGGGAGTCTCCAGCGGACACCCAGTCAGCGCAGTGCCATGATCTACCAAAGAAACAACTATGCTCTCAACACGGCAGCCACCTATGCCGACCCGTATCGCTCAGCGCAGTACCGGCCCTCCGATCCCAACTATGCTCGCCAGGCTGTTGTCATGGATGACGGTGCTACTCGCTCTCCCTCCATAGACAGCATTCAGAAGGATCCCAG AGAATTTGCATGGCGTGACCCAGAGCTGACGGAGGTGATTCACATGCTGCAGCACCACTTCCCCTCCGTGCAGGCTAACGCAGCCGCCTACCTGCAGCACCTGTGCTATGGCGATAACCGAGTTAAGGCAGAG GTGTGTCGACTGGGAGGAATTAAACATCTGGTGGACTTACTAGACCACAAGGTCCTTGAGGTCCAGAGGAACTCTTGTGGAGCTTTGAGGAACCTCGTTTATGGCAAATCTATGGATGAAAACAAGATCGCTGTGAGGAACGCAGGAGGGATTCCAGCTCTGCTCCGCCTGCTGAGAAAGACCGTAGATGCAGAAGTGCGGGAGCTTGTCACAG GGGTGCTGTGGAACCTGTCGTCATGTGACTCCGTCAAGATGACAATCATCCGGGACGCCTTAACGACTCTGACCAACACTGTGATCATCCCCCACTCTGGATGGAGCAGCTCCACCTTTGACGACGACCACAAGCTGAAGTTCCACTCCTCCCTGGTGCTGAGGAACACCACAGGCTGTCTGAG GAACCTGAGTTCAGCTGGTGAGGAGGCCAGAAAACAGATACGCAGTTGTGAGGGCCTAGTTGACTCACTACTCTATGTCATCAAAGCCTGTGTAAACACCTCTGACTTCGACAGCAAG ATTGTGGAGAACTGTATTTGCACTCTAAGGAACCTGTCATATCgtctggagctggagatgcCCCCCACCCGACTCACAGGGGGCCAGGAGCTGGACGGCTTACTGGGCAGCGACTCGCCCAGTAAAGAGGTTGattccagctgctggagcaggaagaaaaagaagaaaaaaaagagctcacAGGAAGAGACA TGGGACGGTGTGGGACCCATCCCTGGCTTCTCCAAGTCTCCCAAGGGGGCAGAGATGCTGTGGCACCCTTCGGTGGTTAAGCCTTATTTGACACTGCTGGCTGAGAGCTCAAATCCCGCCACGCTGGAGGGCGCCGCTGGGTCCCTCCAGAACCTGTCAGCTGGCAACTGGAAG TTTGCAGCATACATCCGTGCAGCAGTGCGTAAGGAGAAGGGACTGCCCAtcctggtggagctgctgcgGATGGATAACGACAGGGTGGTGTGCTCGGTTGCCACCGCTCTGAGAAACATGGCACTGGATGTCAGGAACAAGGAGCTCATAG gGAAGTATGCAATGAGGGACCTGGTCAATCGTCTCCCCGGGGGGAACACCAGCCTGCTGTCGGACGAGACCGTGGCGGCCATCTGTTGCACCCTGCACGAGGTCACCAGCAAAAACATGGAGAACGCCAAGGCCTTGGCCGACACGGGCGGCATCGAGAAGCTGGTCAACATCACCAAGGGCCGAGGAGACAg gTACTCTATGAAGGTGGTGAAAGCAACTGCTCAGGTGCTGAACACCCTGTGGCAGTACCGGGATCTGCGTACCATCTATAAGAAA GATGGATGGAACCAAAACCATTTCCTCACTCCAGTGTCAACACTTGAACGGGACCGGTTCAAATCCCAACCCACACTGCCTACCAGCACCATTCAGATGTCCCCAGTCAACCACCCTG ctgcCAGTGCCACGTCGTCTCCTGCCGTGCTGGGCATCAAAGAGCATAGAGACGCTATCAGAGATTATCAGAGAGCACAGTCAACTATGCAATTTTATAATTACCAAGGGGACAACAGTATCCATAAAAACCAGTATACAG GGTCTGGACAGCCTTCTCCATATTACTACTCATCACCCACCAGAGAGGAGCCCAGAAGAACACAG CCTGTGTATTATACAGAGGAGCCGAGCCGGAGGAACTACGATACGTACAGAATGTACCTGAAGCATCCTCACGGCTACGACGAGCCGTACTTGGAGGACGTCATCACCTACCCGCCCACGGTCGACTACAGCTCCCAGCCTCACGGACTGAAATCCACCACCAACTATGTGGACTTTTACGCTAGCACGCGGAGGCCTTCGTACCGGGCGGAGCAGTACCCCGGCTCTCCTGACTCCTGGGTATAG